Proteins from one Streptomyces caniferus genomic window:
- a CDS encoding PPOX class F420-dependent oxidoreductase — protein MSKPPLPDAAVVMLGKPNPAVITTLRPDGQPVSTATWYLWDDGRILVNMDEGRKRLEHVRNDPRVSLSVLDEGNWYTHLSIIGRVAELRDDEELTDIDRLARQYLGKPYPQRDRRRVSALIEIDRWHGWGTMKDSGQPG, from the coding sequence ATGTCGAAACCACCGCTTCCCGATGCAGCCGTCGTCATGTTGGGCAAGCCGAATCCGGCCGTCATCACGACGCTGCGGCCGGACGGTCAGCCGGTGTCCACGGCCACCTGGTACCTCTGGGACGACGGCCGGATCCTGGTCAACATGGACGAGGGCCGCAAACGACTGGAGCATGTCCGCAACGACCCCCGTGTCTCGCTGAGCGTGCTGGACGAGGGCAACTGGTACACGCACCTCAGCATCATCGGCCGTGTCGCCGAACTCCGTGACGACGAGGAGCTCACCGATATCGACCGGCTGGCGCGGCAGTACCTCGGCAAGCCGTACCCGCAGCGGGACCGCCGCCGGGTCAGTGCCCTGATCGAGATCGACCGCTGGCACGGCTGGGGGACCATGAAGGACAGCGGCCAACCGGGCTGA
- a CDS encoding IclR family transcriptional regulator codes for MGNGEGPTLITSVQRAFRLMEAVGAHEGGAPAKQLARETGLPLATTYHLLRTLAHDGYVRKLEDGGFVLGDRLDTLHAGGRGQALLNRVRPALTALRDDLSAAAYLTFYEDGEIRVAEIVDGPRAPRVDLWVGFEDAGHATALGKCVLRELDDEARDDYLSRHPLADLTPRTITARAQLLRALDTLPTAPAVTDMEEYALGTFCVAVPVYSGQILGSLGVSLRADRVSRIDEVRNRLLPAASRVTRGLSLTI; via the coding sequence ATGGGCAACGGAGAAGGCCCGACGCTCATCACTTCCGTCCAGCGCGCCTTCCGCTTGATGGAGGCCGTGGGTGCGCACGAGGGCGGCGCACCGGCGAAACAGCTGGCACGCGAGACGGGGCTGCCGCTGGCCACCACCTATCACCTGCTGCGCACGCTGGCTCACGACGGGTATGTCCGGAAACTGGAGGACGGCGGTTTTGTCCTCGGGGACCGGCTGGACACCCTGCACGCCGGCGGGCGGGGGCAGGCGCTGCTGAACCGGGTCCGCCCCGCACTCACGGCGCTGCGCGACGACCTCTCGGCCGCCGCCTACCTGACCTTCTACGAGGACGGCGAGATCCGCGTAGCCGAGATCGTCGACGGCCCCCGGGCGCCCCGGGTCGATCTCTGGGTGGGCTTCGAGGACGCCGGGCACGCGACGGCGCTGGGCAAGTGCGTACTGCGCGAGCTGGACGACGAGGCGCGCGACGACTACCTCTCCCGGCACCCCCTCGCCGACCTCACACCCCGCACCATCACCGCCCGCGCCCAGTTGCTGCGCGCACTCGACACCCTGCCGACGGCGCCGGCCGTGACGGACATGGAGGAGTACGCGCTGGGGACGTTCTGCGTCGCGGTGCCGGTCTACAGCGGTCAGATACTGGGATCCCTCGGGGTGTCGCTCCGCGCCGACCGGGTCTCCCGCATCGACGAGGTCCGCAACCGGCTGCTTCCGGCCGCGAGCCGCGTGACCAGGGGGCTCTCGCTCACTATCTGA
- a CDS encoding PP2C family protein-serine/threonine phosphatase, with the protein MLGDLIAASHVITLEQLPDLVAKHATRVGWPGVLLYLADLQQDVLCLLAGRGPGAGGGAEAPPEVVRVEGTLAGRAFQTGGIVGGPTSEAGQWWVPLLDGTERLGVLRASAAPGTEMDSQAAQDLRNLAGLVALMIVSKRGVSDTYAGLVRRRRMNVAAEMEWRIMPPRTFATDRVLISAVMEPAYEVSGDVFDYAIAEETVHLALFDAMGHDTAAGLTANLAVAASRNRRRQSPGILEIAQAVERALVEQFGSSRYATGLLAELNSATGVLTWTSLGHPPPVIIRKGRTAISLTCPPAPPMGTDLGILPTLSRDQLEPGDRLLLYTDGITEARNREGREFGLAGFTDFLIQHHADGLPVPETLRRLIRRHLSYHDGRLGDDATVLLLEWSGPTPYRPARVEALAGLPEHTTADTPLTSPWTTPARDVL; encoded by the coding sequence ATGCTGGGTGACCTGATCGCCGCCAGCCATGTGATCACGCTGGAACAACTGCCGGACCTCGTCGCCAAGCACGCGACACGGGTCGGCTGGCCGGGGGTGCTGCTCTACCTCGCCGATCTGCAGCAGGACGTGCTGTGCCTGCTGGCCGGTCGTGGGCCGGGTGCCGGCGGCGGGGCGGAGGCGCCGCCGGAGGTGGTGCGGGTGGAGGGCACCCTCGCCGGGCGGGCGTTCCAGACCGGGGGCATCGTCGGGGGCCCCACCTCCGAGGCCGGCCAGTGGTGGGTTCCGCTGCTCGACGGCACCGAGCGGCTGGGCGTACTGCGCGCCTCCGCCGCCCCGGGCACGGAGATGGACTCCCAGGCGGCTCAGGACCTGCGCAACCTCGCCGGGCTGGTCGCCTTGATGATCGTCAGCAAGCGGGGGGTGAGCGACACCTATGCCGGGCTGGTACGGCGCCGGAGGATGAATGTGGCCGCGGAGATGGAGTGGCGCATCATGCCGCCCCGGACCTTCGCCACCGACCGGGTGCTGATCAGCGCCGTGATGGAGCCCGCCTACGAGGTCAGTGGCGACGTCTTCGACTACGCCATTGCCGAGGAGACCGTACACCTGGCGCTCTTCGACGCCATGGGCCACGACACGGCCGCCGGGCTGACCGCGAACCTCGCGGTCGCCGCCAGCCGCAACCGGCGCCGGCAGAGCCCGGGAATCCTGGAGATCGCCCAAGCCGTGGAACGGGCCCTCGTGGAACAGTTCGGCTCGAGCCGCTACGCCACGGGCCTGCTGGCCGAGCTGAACTCCGCCACCGGCGTTCTCACCTGGACCAGCCTGGGGCACCCTCCGCCGGTCATCATCCGCAAGGGACGCACCGCAATCAGCCTGACCTGCCCGCCCGCGCCTCCCATGGGCACCGATCTGGGGATTCTGCCCACGCTGAGCCGGGACCAGCTGGAGCCCGGCGACCGTCTGCTGCTCTACACCGACGGCATCACCGAGGCCCGTAACCGCGAAGGCCGGGAATTCGGACTGGCGGGCTTCACCGACTTCCTCATCCAGCACCATGCCGACGGGCTGCCTGTCCCGGAGACCCTGCGCCGCCTGATCCGGCGTCATCTCAGCTACCACGACGGACGGCTCGGCGACGATGCCACGGTCCTGCTGCTGGAGTGGAGCGGCCCCACCCCCTACCGTCCCGCACGGGTCGAAGCCCTCGCCGGCCTCCCGGAGCACACCACCGCGGACACCCCCCTGACGTCTCCCTGGACCACACCCGCCAGGGACGTCCTGTGA
- a CDS encoding ankyrin repeat domain-containing protein, translating into MTEALTRRLIAALYEDDVRRVDALLRQGAAPSAPDPDGETPLYLAAVSGHTDIVRLLLQAGAAPDVESRGEPGSAGLPLCAAASWDHCEVVRELLAHGADPDRREDDGTSYSPLMWAATGGHHRTARLLLDAHADPDLGQDGHTPLMAAAQRGSIAVVRALLRHGADPRLTDAQGRTAESMAREECGKDLAHELRERASAAPDARCEVRRSPRPEGTELIEVTVNSPGGTGAATWQGETGHAAIAALLREHTRDGDASARRRP; encoded by the coding sequence ATGACCGAGGCGTTGACCCGACGGCTCATCGCCGCCCTGTACGAGGACGACGTGCGCCGCGTGGACGCACTCCTGCGGCAGGGCGCTGCCCCGTCCGCGCCGGACCCCGACGGGGAGACCCCGTTGTACCTGGCCGCGGTGAGCGGGCACACGGACATCGTGCGACTGCTCCTCCAGGCGGGAGCCGCACCCGATGTCGAGAGCAGGGGAGAGCCGGGCAGCGCGGGTCTGCCGCTGTGTGCGGCGGCGTCCTGGGACCACTGCGAGGTGGTGCGCGAACTGCTCGCTCATGGCGCCGACCCCGACCGGCGGGAGGACGACGGGACCTCCTACTCGCCCCTGATGTGGGCGGCCACCGGAGGCCACCACCGCACCGCCCGACTCCTGCTCGACGCACACGCCGACCCTGACCTGGGCCAGGACGGGCACACCCCGTTGATGGCAGCGGCCCAGCGCGGATCGATCGCGGTGGTGCGGGCCCTGCTGCGCCACGGCGCCGACCCCCGCCTCACCGATGCACAGGGGCGTACGGCAGAGAGCATGGCCCGCGAAGAGTGCGGCAAGGACCTCGCACACGAGCTGCGGGAGCGGGCGAGCGCCGCCCCCGACGCCAGGTGCGAGGTCCGGCGCAGCCCACGGCCCGAGGGCACGGAACTGATCGAGGTCACGGTCAACTCGCCGGGCGGAACCGGCGCGGCCACCTGGCAGGGCGAAACGGGGCACGCCGCGATCGCGGCGCTCCTGCGGGAACACACGCGGGATGGAGACGCGTCGGCGAGGCGGCGTCCGTGA
- the yczR gene encoding MocR-like transcription factor YczR has translation MADAHPFQQGERAERTVRTLGSRQLAAMLPDPAQARPAYRHLARAISALILDGRLALHVRLPAERELATALNTSRATVTAMYDLLRESGFAHSRQGSGTWTALPEGRAPSGITRLLGPQDTAIDLARAAPGLPEQTLLDALAQVTPRLAEHAHTPGYHPYGLPELRAAIAERFTRRGLATVPEQILVTAGAQHALTLVLGLLCRPGDRVMVENPSYPNALDAMRRARLRALPVPVTDSGWDIGIIESTFRQAAPRLAYLIPDFHNPTGCLMPEQERVRILRAAGRSGAWLVVDEALSDLALDTPAPPPFASRTTPGGAGQVITIGSMSKTHWGGLRMGWLRAPARLVTELAGQRVATDMGGSVLDQLLALFLLARAGELLPTRLEHLRRQREALAGALAEHLPQWTWQLPPGGLSLWVDLGAPVASALADRALDHGVRIEGGTHFATDPGLFEQRLRIPYTVPPGTLREAVQRLAAALAEGLSPASTTRRAHWVV, from the coding sequence ATGGCCGACGCGCATCCGTTCCAGCAGGGGGAAAGGGCGGAGCGCACCGTCCGGACGCTGGGCAGCCGACAGCTCGCCGCGATGCTGCCCGACCCGGCACAAGCACGCCCCGCCTACCGTCACCTGGCCCGGGCGATCAGTGCGCTGATTCTGGACGGACGCCTCGCGCTGCACGTCAGGCTCCCCGCCGAACGGGAGTTGGCCACCGCGCTGAACACCAGCAGAGCCACCGTCACCGCCATGTACGACCTGCTGCGCGAGAGCGGCTTCGCACACAGCCGCCAGGGCTCCGGCACGTGGACGGCCCTGCCGGAGGGCCGGGCCCCCAGCGGCATCACACGACTTCTGGGCCCCCAGGACACCGCGATCGACCTGGCCAGGGCCGCCCCCGGACTGCCGGAGCAGACACTCCTCGACGCCCTGGCCCAGGTCACCCCTCGGCTGGCCGAGCATGCGCACACTCCCGGCTACCATCCCTACGGCCTTCCGGAACTGCGCGCCGCCATCGCCGAACGTTTCACCCGGCGGGGGCTGGCCACCGTGCCCGAACAGATCCTGGTGACCGCCGGCGCCCAGCACGCGCTCACGCTCGTCCTGGGGCTGCTGTGCCGCCCCGGCGACCGGGTCATGGTCGAGAATCCGTCGTATCCGAACGCGCTGGACGCCATGCGCCGCGCGCGGCTGCGCGCCCTGCCGGTCCCGGTGACCGATTCCGGCTGGGACATCGGGATCATCGAATCGACGTTCCGTCAGGCGGCGCCCCGACTCGCCTATCTGATCCCCGACTTCCACAATCCGACCGGCTGCCTCATGCCCGAGCAAGAGCGTGTCCGCATCCTGCGCGCCGCGGGGCGTTCCGGTGCCTGGCTGGTCGTCGACGAGGCCCTGTCCGACCTCGCCCTCGACACCCCCGCCCCGCCGCCGTTCGCGTCGCGCACCACGCCCGGTGGGGCCGGCCAGGTCATCACCATCGGCTCGATGAGCAAGACCCATTGGGGCGGTCTGCGGATGGGCTGGCTGCGCGCCCCCGCGCGGCTCGTCACCGAACTCGCCGGGCAGCGCGTCGCCACCGACATGGGCGGCTCGGTCCTGGACCAACTGCTGGCCCTCTTCCTGCTGGCCCGTGCCGGGGAACTGCTGCCGACCCGCCTGGAACACCTGCGCCGGCAGCGCGAAGCTCTGGCCGGGGCCCTGGCCGAGCACCTGCCGCAGTGGACGTGGCAACTGCCGCCCGGCGGGCTGTCGTTGTGGGTCGATCTCGGCGCGCCCGTCGCCTCGGCACTGGCCGACCGGGCGCTGGACCACGGGGTGCGGATCGAGGGCGGGACGCACTTCGCCACCGACCCGGGCCTGTTCGAACAGCGCCTGCGCATTCCGTACACCGTCCCCCCCGGCACCCTGCGCGAGGCCGTGCAGCGCCTGGCCGCCGCCCTCGCCGAGGGCCTGTCACCGGCGTCCACCACCCGGCGGGCGCACTGGGTCGTCTGA
- a CDS encoding PP2C family protein-serine/threonine phosphatase, translating into MRQARIHHHDHRPRWQLTKPFTALRDSVRQILPSRGDAPSGAAGVRRHYTAGVPVLIIAAVALLAFSGGTGMSWLPLLAVGPALAAATSGPWGVIRIGVLAVALGAALGVHGGAPGTEQAIVLSTLSAVTLASSLASALRRRREQVLAAVRSVAEAAQHAFLKPVPARVGHFQTAVRYSAAAAEARVGGDLYALVPTPYGVRLIVGDVRGKGLPAVGIAALVLGVFREAAYDEPDLLDVVHRIERSLARNLGPDDFVTAVLAGYPEADRMELVNCGHAAPLLVHDSGVLPVEPARPAPPLGLRALAGEAPALQEVALADGNQLLFYTDGVTEARDHQREFYPLVERLSRHVSEDPSRTLAALHEDLLAHVGGELHDDAAMLLLRKPAGTPSVAPDAADPPAGPLPALQVAAEVETSQEGVRCGGEPADGSRW; encoded by the coding sequence ATGCGCCAAGCCCGGATCCATCACCACGACCACCGGCCGCGGTGGCAGCTCACCAAGCCGTTCACCGCTCTGCGGGACTCCGTCCGGCAGATCCTTCCGTCCCGGGGCGACGCGCCGTCCGGTGCGGCAGGTGTGCGCCGGCACTACACCGCCGGCGTGCCGGTTCTGATCATTGCGGCCGTGGCGCTCCTCGCCTTCTCCGGTGGAACCGGTATGAGCTGGCTGCCGCTGCTCGCCGTGGGCCCCGCGCTGGCCGCCGCCACCAGCGGGCCGTGGGGAGTGATCCGGATCGGTGTTCTGGCGGTGGCGCTGGGGGCGGCGCTCGGTGTGCATGGTGGTGCGCCGGGCACGGAACAGGCGATCGTCCTGTCCACACTGTCCGCCGTGACGTTGGCCAGCAGTCTGGCCAGCGCCCTGCGCAGGCGCCGTGAGCAGGTGCTGGCCGCCGTGCGCTCCGTCGCCGAGGCCGCACAGCACGCCTTCCTCAAGCCGGTGCCGGCGAGGGTGGGGCATTTCCAGACGGCGGTCCGCTACAGCGCCGCCGCTGCCGAGGCCCGGGTCGGCGGCGACCTCTACGCCCTGGTGCCGACGCCCTACGGGGTCCGGCTGATCGTGGGCGATGTACGCGGCAAGGGGCTGCCGGCGGTGGGCATCGCCGCGCTGGTCCTGGGCGTCTTCCGGGAAGCGGCCTACGACGAGCCGGATCTGCTCGATGTGGTCCACCGGATCGAGCGGAGCCTCGCGCGCAACCTCGGCCCCGACGACTTCGTCACCGCGGTGCTGGCCGGGTACCCCGAGGCCGACCGTATGGAGCTGGTCAACTGCGGCCATGCCGCTCCGCTCCTGGTCCACGACTCGGGCGTGCTGCCCGTCGAGCCGGCCCGTCCGGCCCCGCCCCTCGGCCTGCGGGCCCTGGCCGGCGAGGCCCCCGCACTCCAGGAGGTCGCCCTGGCCGACGGGAACCAACTGCTGTTCTACACCGACGGTGTGACCGAGGCCCGCGACCACCAGCGGGAGTTCTACCCGCTCGTGGAGCGGCTGTCCCGGCACGTGTCGGAGGACCCGTCCCGCACCCTCGCCGCGCTCCACGAGGACCTGCTCGCGCACGTCGGCGGCGAACTGCACGACGACGCCGCCATGCTCCTGCTGCGGAAGCCGGCCGGCACCCCGTCAGTGGCACCGGACGCGGCGGATCCGCCGGCCGGACCGTTGCCCGCGCTTCAGGTGGCCGCCGAAGTGGAGACCTCACAGGAGGGTGTGCGGTGTGGCGGCGAACCGGCGGACGGGAGCCGGTGGTGA
- a CDS encoding Vgb family protein → MSRRTVSFEEIPVSDAHAGPYALTTGPDDALWCTLVHAGQIARLAPDGRLDRYSLDSPSCGPSLITSGPDGALWFTRNQDHRIGRITVEGKATSFSLPSPGSGPFGIASAADGALWFTQMHTDRIGRIDTDGRVTEFPLPLTGAFPSAITTGPDDALWFTLNQAHTIGRLGFDGDLTLHKLPTGNAAPVGITCGADGALWFVEIGAGRIGRITTDGRIDELPLPDPACRPHAIVAGPDGNCWFTEWGANRIGSVTPEGHVEEYDLPSPSSEPHGLAFGADGALYVALEIGVIARMTP, encoded by the coding sequence ATGTCCCGCCGCACCGTCTCGTTCGAGGAGATTCCGGTCTCCGACGCCCACGCAGGCCCCTACGCCCTCACCACGGGTCCCGACGACGCGCTGTGGTGCACCTTGGTCCACGCCGGGCAGATAGCCCGCCTGGCACCGGACGGCCGCCTCGACCGCTACTCACTCGACTCCCCCTCCTGCGGGCCCTCCCTCATCACCTCGGGACCCGACGGCGCGTTGTGGTTCACCCGGAACCAGGACCATCGGATCGGGCGGATCACGGTGGAGGGGAAGGCGACCTCGTTCTCCCTCCCGAGTCCTGGCAGCGGTCCGTTCGGCATCGCGTCCGCCGCCGACGGAGCCCTGTGGTTCACCCAGATGCACACCGACCGCATCGGGCGCATCGACACGGACGGCCGGGTGACGGAGTTCCCGCTGCCCCTCACCGGTGCCTTCCCCTCAGCGATCACGACCGGTCCCGATGACGCCCTGTGGTTCACCCTCAACCAGGCACACACGATCGGTCGCCTCGGCTTCGACGGCGACCTCACGCTCCACAAGCTTCCGACCGGGAACGCCGCGCCGGTCGGCATCACCTGCGGTGCGGACGGCGCACTCTGGTTCGTCGAGATAGGCGCCGGCCGGATCGGCCGGATCACCACCGACGGCCGGATCGACGAGTTGCCGCTGCCGGACCCGGCGTGCCGGCCGCACGCGATCGTGGCCGGCCCGGACGGGAACTGCTGGTTCACCGAATGGGGAGCCAACCGCATCGGCTCCGTCACTCCCGAAGGCCACGTCGAGGAGTACGACCTGCCGAGTCCCTCTTCGGAACCGCACGGCCTGGCGTTCGGTGCCGACGGGGCCCTGTATGTCGCGCTGGAAATCGGGGTGATTGCCCGTATGACGCCTTGA
- a CDS encoding glycosyltransferase, whose product MHILIATAGSHGDVAPYTGLGARLHRAGHRVVVATHERSAELVRRSGLGFHPLPLDRYATSGKDGAHGHGAGKGAGLSKVEQIQLARELAPEMADAVAEVCAAGAEVLLFSSSLAPLGLVAAEGLRLPGVGVFLQPLEPTREFPPVIFDMPSWGPFANRALGQCAQSLLSRAFAPGVRHLQRRLGVTPDALARRRRTWPVHHGFSPAVVPRPADWRPGMEVAGYWWPSEAPDWTPDTRLADFLGSGPPPVFVGFGSMSPSDPERLGRLLVRALRIAGVRGVVQSSWAGLSVEEDDVLTVGEAPHARLFPQMAAVVHHAGAGTTAAGLRAGVPAVPVPMMLDQPFWASRLTSLGVSPGRLPFQRLTAENLGSALRKAVHDPRYRRRARQVAALLATEDGAGRVLAAVEQLAGGDGPEGRARGH is encoded by the coding sequence ATGCACATCCTCATCGCTACCGCAGGTTCGCACGGGGACGTGGCTCCTTACACCGGCCTGGGGGCCCGGCTGCATCGCGCCGGGCACCGGGTGGTGGTGGCCACCCATGAGCGCTCCGCCGAGCTGGTGCGCCGCAGCGGCCTGGGCTTCCACCCCCTTCCGCTCGACCGGTACGCCACGTCCGGAAAGGACGGCGCGCACGGCCACGGCGCGGGGAAGGGCGCCGGCCTCTCCAAGGTCGAACAAATACAGCTGGCACGGGAGTTGGCCCCGGAGATGGCCGACGCGGTGGCCGAGGTCTGTGCGGCGGGGGCCGAGGTCCTCTTGTTCTCCAGCAGCCTGGCTCCCCTGGGGCTGGTGGCGGCGGAGGGTCTGCGACTGCCCGGCGTCGGCGTGTTCCTGCAGCCGCTGGAGCCCACCCGGGAGTTCCCGCCGGTCATCTTCGACATGCCGTCGTGGGGACCGTTCGCCAACCGCGCCCTGGGGCAGTGCGCCCAGTCGTTGCTGTCCCGGGCGTTCGCTCCTGGGGTGCGCCATCTGCAGCGCAGGCTGGGCGTGACGCCGGACGCGCTGGCTCGGCGGCGCAGGACCTGGCCCGTCCACCACGGCTTCAGCCCCGCGGTGGTGCCCCGGCCTGCCGACTGGCGTCCGGGGATGGAGGTGGCGGGCTACTGGTGGCCGTCGGAGGCCCCTGACTGGACCCCGGATACCCGGCTGGCGGATTTCCTCGGGTCCGGTCCGCCGCCGGTGTTCGTGGGCTTCGGCAGCATGTCGCCGAGCGACCCGGAGCGCCTCGGGCGTCTCCTGGTGCGCGCCCTGCGAATCGCCGGAGTACGCGGCGTCGTCCAGTCGAGCTGGGCCGGCCTGTCGGTCGAGGAGGACGATGTCCTGACGGTCGGTGAGGCCCCGCACGCCCGGCTGTTTCCGCAGATGGCAGCCGTGGTCCACCACGCGGGCGCCGGAACCACGGCCGCCGGCCTGCGCGCGGGCGTGCCGGCAGTCCCCGTGCCGATGATGCTGGACCAGCCCTTCTGGGCGTCGCGGCTCACCTCACTCGGCGTCAGCCCCGGAAGGCTGCCCTTCCAGCGGCTGACGGCGGAGAACCTCGGTTCCGCGCTGCGGAAGGCCGTGCACGATCCCCGGTACCGCCGTCGCGCCCGGCAGGTGGCGGCATTGCTCGCCACGGAGGACGGTGCGGGGCGGGTACTGGCGGCGGTGGAGCAACTGGCGGGAGGAGACGGCCCAGAGGGCCGAGCCCGCGGCCACTGA
- a CDS encoding SigB/SigF/SigG family RNA polymerase sigma factor has translation MSSNSTLNVGTEPESTSMECAVPAPTVLPQIQAPQRVAPSDARELSKQFLLRLQELDEGTPEYQYARNTLIEMNLSLVRYVARRFSSRRESTEDVLQVGTIGLIKAIDRYDPSRDVEFTTLAVPYIQGEIKRFFRDTTWSVRVPRRLQELRIDLARAREELEGEGSHEPSVADLAARLDMDEGEVSEGLVASNGYDSDSIDRPIQAGGKQQTGLVADLIGTEDPALALAEDVQALKPHLAKLDDRERTLLQLRFGEEMTQSEIGKELGLSQMHVSRLLTRACTTLRKGLLAET, from the coding sequence ATGAGCAGCAACAGCACCTTGAACGTCGGAACGGAGCCGGAGAGCACCTCGATGGAGTGTGCCGTTCCGGCTCCGACGGTGCTGCCGCAGATCCAGGCCCCGCAGCGGGTCGCTCCGTCCGACGCACGGGAGTTGTCCAAGCAGTTCCTGCTGCGGCTGCAGGAGCTGGACGAGGGGACCCCCGAGTACCAGTACGCGCGGAACACGCTCATCGAGATGAACCTCTCCCTCGTGCGCTATGTCGCCCGCCGCTTCTCCAGCCGCAGGGAGTCCACGGAGGACGTCCTTCAGGTGGGGACGATCGGTCTGATCAAGGCGATCGACCGCTACGACCCCTCCCGCGACGTGGAGTTCACCACACTGGCCGTCCCCTACATCCAGGGCGAGATCAAGCGGTTCTTCCGCGACACCACCTGGTCGGTGCGGGTGCCGCGGCGCCTGCAGGAACTCCGCATCGACCTCGCCCGTGCCCGGGAGGAGCTGGAGGGCGAGGGCAGTCACGAGCCCTCCGTCGCCGACCTCGCGGCCCGTCTGGACATGGACGAGGGCGAGGTGTCGGAGGGGCTGGTGGCCAGCAACGGCTACGACAGCGACTCCATAGACCGCCCCATCCAGGCGGGTGGCAAGCAGCAGACCGGTCTCGTCGCCGACCTCATCGGCACCGAGGACCCCGCCCTGGCCCTGGCCGAGGACGTCCAGGCCCTCAAGCCGCACCTCGCCAAGCTCGACGACCGCGAACGCACCCTCCTCCAGCTGCGCTTCGGGGAGGAGATGACACAGTCGGAGATCGGCAAGGAGCTGGGTCTCTCCCAGATGCATGTCTCCCGCCTCCTGACCCGCGCCTGCACCACCCTGCGCAAGGGCCTCCTGGCCGAGACGTGA
- a CDS encoding alpha-ketoglutarate-dependent dioxygenase AlkB, with the protein MAMHLQGSLFDQADDIRLGPLRGVRRTELGDGAWLDLLPGWLSGADALFARLAAEVPWQAERRRMYEQVVDVPRLLAFYKADDALPHSVLDEARDALCAHYATELGEPFTTAGLCYYRDGRDSVAWHGDRIGRGGRENTMVAILSVGVPRDLLLRPRHGGHAIRRPLGHGDLLVMGGSCQRTWEHAIPKTTRAAGPRISIQFRPHGVR; encoded by the coding sequence ATGGCCATGCATCTTCAGGGCTCGCTCTTCGACCAGGCCGACGACATCCGTCTCGGCCCGCTGCGCGGGGTGCGCAGGACCGAACTCGGCGACGGGGCCTGGCTCGATCTGCTGCCCGGGTGGCTGAGCGGGGCCGATGCCCTGTTCGCACGGCTCGCCGCCGAGGTGCCCTGGCAGGCCGAGCGCCGGCGGATGTACGAGCAGGTGGTGGACGTACCGCGGCTGCTGGCCTTCTACAAGGCCGACGACGCGCTGCCGCACTCCGTACTGGACGAGGCGAGGGACGCGCTCTGTGCCCACTACGCCACCGAACTCGGCGAACCGTTCACCACGGCCGGGCTCTGCTACTACCGCGACGGCCGGGACAGTGTGGCCTGGCACGGCGACCGGATCGGCCGCGGCGGGCGGGAGAACACCATGGTCGCCATCCTGTCCGTCGGGGTGCCGCGCGATCTGCTGCTCCGCCCGCGGCACGGCGGCCACGCCATACGGCGGCCGCTCGGGCACGGCGACCTGCTCGTGATGGGCGGCTCCTGCCAGCGGACCTGGGAGCACGCGATCCCCAAGACCACGCGCGCGGCGGGACCGCGGATCAGCATCCAGTTCCGTCCCCACGGCGTGCGCTGA
- a CDS encoding DUF1206 domain-containing protein, whose amino-acid sequence MPSTTAVPHIGRRTAHRAARSSAVRAAARGGFAARGAIYFLVGVLALRVAFGDSGEQADRGGALAELAARPFGSVLIWVLGLGLAGMALWRLSEAAFGAAGPEGHKAGTRLLSLARCVFYAVVSFSVLSFAAGEKGSGSGASDQQSRDATAKALDLPGGPWLVAAAGVGIAVAGVWIAVRAARRTFHKHLKRAEMSRPVKRGVDVLGVAGGVARGGVFAVAGVFVVKAAVTYDPDRAKGMDDTLRTLADTSAGPWLLVAIAAGLALFGLFSFAMARWRNI is encoded by the coding sequence ATGCCATCGACTACTGCGGTACCGCACATCGGACGACGCACCGCTCACCGCGCCGCGCGCAGCTCGGCGGTCCGGGCCGCGGCACGCGGTGGGTTCGCGGCCCGGGGCGCGATCTACTTCCTCGTAGGGGTACTGGCGCTGCGGGTCGCGTTCGGCGACAGCGGTGAGCAGGCCGACCGGGGCGGAGCACTGGCGGAGCTCGCCGCCCGGCCGTTCGGCAGCGTCCTGATATGGGTGCTCGGCCTGGGCCTGGCGGGGATGGCGCTGTGGCGTCTGTCCGAAGCGGCATTCGGCGCGGCGGGGCCCGAGGGCCACAAGGCCGGGACGCGACTGCTCTCGCTCGCGCGTTGCGTCTTCTACGCCGTGGTGTCGTTCTCCGTGCTGTCCTTCGCGGCGGGCGAGAAGGGCAGCGGCAGCGGGGCGAGCGACCAGCAGTCCCGGGATGCCACGGCCAAGGCGCTGGACCTGCCCGGCGGCCCCTGGCTGGTGGCCGCCGCGGGAGTGGGCATCGCCGTGGCCGGAGTCTGGATCGCGGTGCGGGCCGCCCGGCGCACGTTCCACAAGCACCTCAAGCGGGCGGAGATGTCCCGGCCCGTCAAGCGCGGTGTCGATGTGCTCGGCGTAGCGGGCGGCGTCGCCCGCGGCGGGGTGTTCGCGGTCGCCGGCGTCTTCGTCGTCAAGGCCGCGGTCACCTACGACCCCGATCGCGCCAAGGGCATGGACGACACGCTCCGCACCCTCGCCGATACCTCGGCGGGCCCCTGGCTGCTGGTCGCGATCGCGGCGGGCCTGGCGCTGTTCGGCCTCTTCTCGTTCGCCATGGCCCGCTGGCGGAACATCTGA